One Rubripirellula reticaptiva genomic region harbors:
- the queF gene encoding preQ(1) synthase: MSNSDNFRKLLEVFDNPSPSRNFTIEHHCPEFTSVCPKTGQPDYGTIVFSYVPDEICVELKSLKMYLQAFRNEGIFYEAVTNRIMDDFLAVVKPRSASVESRWTPRGGLHSNIIVRYPEN; encoded by the coding sequence TTGAGTAACTCAGATAACTTTCGGAAACTCCTCGAGGTTTTCGACAACCCCAGCCCGTCGCGAAATTTCACGATCGAGCATCACTGCCCCGAGTTTACTTCGGTCTGCCCCAAAACGGGACAACCGGACTATGGCACGATCGTGTTCAGCTATGTGCCGGACGAAATTTGCGTCGAATTGAAGAGCCTGAAGATGTATCTGCAGGCTTTTCGCAACGAAGGGATCTTCTACGAGGCGGTGACGAACCGAATCATGGACGACTTTTTGGCTGTCGTAAAGCCTCGCAGTGCCAGCGTCGAAAGCCGCTGGACGCCTCGCGGTGGTCTGCACAGCAATATCATTGTCCGATATCCGGAAAACTGA
- a CDS encoding SMP-30/gluconolactonase/LRE family protein, whose protein sequence is MSKSFVIRTICHPAFHGAACFTLALALFPTAVCSAQDVVASAEADAKSEPAADVAEPAYPLAVAIDGTTLYAVDLDLPGVWKIGEKTELFARGTNLLRKPMNRPRCVAIDPRGGIFVGDSATREVYRIESADAEPVPLTAGYIGIPMAICLDADGKTMYVGDAEKRATFKMPIEGGKPELVARVNARGLAFDEDGNLWAVTPDADAVVKIDVKTGDVTNVITDRPYQYPNGLTWSGGEGFVTDGYGKAIWKFTADGKTEKWHEGEPLVGPVGITATEDSIYVADPKQKQIYQFDRKTKKAVERMK, encoded by the coding sequence ATGAGCAAATCTTTCGTAATCCGCACAATCTGCCACCCGGCCTTCCATGGCGCCGCGTGTTTCACGCTTGCCTTGGCCTTGTTTCCGACCGCTGTTTGCTCAGCTCAAGATGTGGTGGCTAGCGCAGAAGCTGACGCAAAAAGTGAACCCGCCGCCGACGTCGCTGAGCCGGCTTACCCGCTGGCTGTCGCGATTGATGGAACGACTCTTTATGCGGTCGATTTGGATCTGCCGGGTGTCTGGAAGATTGGCGAGAAGACCGAACTGTTTGCACGTGGTACGAACCTGCTGCGCAAACCCATGAATCGTCCTCGCTGTGTTGCGATCGATCCGCGCGGCGGCATTTTCGTTGGCGACTCGGCCACTCGCGAGGTTTATCGAATCGAATCCGCCGATGCCGAGCCGGTGCCGCTGACCGCTGGGTACATCGGAATCCCGATGGCAATCTGCTTGGACGCAGACGGCAAAACGATGTACGTCGGAGACGCTGAAAAACGAGCCACGTTTAAGATGCCTATCGAAGGCGGAAAGCCAGAACTTGTGGCTCGAGTTAACGCACGAGGATTGGCATTCGACGAAGACGGAAACTTGTGGGCTGTCACACCCGACGCCGACGCAGTCGTCAAGATTGACGTCAAAACGGGTGACGTCACCAATGTGATCACCGATCGTCCCTACCAGTATCCAAACGGTCTGACATGGTCCGGCGGCGAAGGGTTCGTCACCGACGGCTACGGCAAAGCGATTTGGAAATTCACCGCGGACGGCAAAACCGAAAAGTGGCACGAGGGCGAACCGTTGGTCGGCCCCGTCGGGATCACGGCAACCGAAGATTCAATCTACGTCGCCGATCCAAAACAAAAGCAGATTTACCAATTCGATCGCAAAACGAAGAAAGCCGTCGAACGGATGAAGTAG
- a CDS encoding SlyX family protein: protein MASDKTNADRLTELEIQLAHVQRMYEHLNEVVTTEAMRGDRIQRKVDALTVQLKEVKSKSAEPATDPLDEKPPHY from the coding sequence ATGGCATCCGATAAAACCAATGCTGATCGTTTGACCGAGTTGGAAATCCAGCTCGCTCATGTCCAACGTATGTACGAACATTTGAACGAGGTTGTGACGACCGAGGCGATGCGTGGTGATCGGATTCAACGCAAGGTCGATGCGTTGACGGTCCAGTTGAAAGAGGTCAAAAGCAAATCGGCCGAGCCAGCGACCGATCCGCTCGACGAAAAGCCGCCGCATTACTAG
- a CDS encoding SMP-30/gluconolactonase/LRE family protein, producing the protein MQLQSWADSPPTPYLIANSFAMRLAALLCFVSLASLSSSLLVAQTPETLGRIERLDPALDSLVAATAKIEVLASGFTWTEGPVWVPDEQGGYLLFSDIPRNSIFRWSEAGGISLFMQPSGYTGATYYGLEPGSNGLALDAQDRLTACEHGDRRISVLTRGGGKQTLADNYQGRRLNSPNDLVFDSAGSIYFTDPPYGLPERAADPRRELDFCGVYRLDANGQLTLLTKQLTRPNGIGLSPDEKTLIVAQSDSDKPIWMSFPINEDKTLGEGVVIADATEAKKEFAGAPDGLAIHRSGIIFASAPGGIHVMKPDGSLIGRLITGERTSNCTFDKDQKTLYITADSYVCRVKLVE; encoded by the coding sequence ATGCAATTACAATCATGGGCTGATTCCCCCCCAACTCCCTACCTCATTGCCAATTCGTTTGCCATGCGATTAGCCGCGCTCCTGTGTTTTGTTTCGCTTGCAAGTCTTTCCAGCAGCTTGTTGGTTGCCCAAACGCCCGAGACCCTGGGCCGGATCGAGCGACTGGATCCGGCACTGGACTCGTTGGTGGCAGCGACCGCAAAGATCGAGGTTTTAGCCAGCGGGTTCACTTGGACCGAGGGACCGGTTTGGGTACCGGACGAACAAGGCGGTTATCTGCTATTTTCAGACATCCCGCGGAATAGCATTTTTCGATGGTCCGAAGCGGGTGGTATCAGTCTGTTCATGCAGCCAAGTGGTTACACCGGAGCCACTTACTACGGACTTGAACCTGGCAGCAACGGCTTGGCGCTCGACGCCCAAGACCGACTGACCGCGTGCGAACACGGCGATCGACGCATTTCAGTGCTGACTCGCGGCGGCGGAAAACAAACGCTGGCGGACAACTATCAAGGGCGTCGATTGAACAGCCCCAACGACTTGGTGTTCGATTCGGCGGGATCGATCTACTTCACCGATCCACCGTACGGGCTGCCCGAACGAGCGGCGGATCCTCGCCGCGAACTTGATTTCTGTGGCGTCTATCGACTAGATGCTAACGGCCAATTAACGCTGCTGACCAAACAGCTGACGCGGCCAAATGGTATCGGGCTATCGCCCGACGAAAAGACTCTGATCGTCGCGCAAAGCGATTCCGACAAGCCAATTTGGATGTCGTTTCCGATCAACGAGGACAAGACGCTCGGCGAAGGCGTCGTGATCGCAGACGCGACAGAAGCGAAGAAAGAATTTGCCGGCGCCCCGGATGGCCTGGCCATTCACCGCAGCGGCATCATCTTTGCCAGTGCGCCGGGCGGCATCCATGTGATGAAGCCCGATGGCTCGCTGATCGGTCGCTTGATCACCGGCGAGCGAACTAGCAATTGCACGTTCGACAAGGACCAAAAGACCCTCTACATCACCGCGGACAGCTATGTGTGCCGCGTGAAATTGGTCGAGTGA
- a CDS encoding sugar phosphate isomerase/epimerase family protein, with amino-acid sequence MPPVLISGFGDEAANEKQAVQQYSAFAALGLRYYSIRFIDAGEGIKNVMSLSDPEIQHLVKMQGDYGLKVSSIGSPIGKVKLLDVDDGTSNKYVPFDQYLREDVTTACDRAEAFGAKLLRGFAFYHPKGTDPADHIDQVADQLSQIAELCDSRGLTFGLEVEANLVGQTGDLLSTIAAKVNHPAMLTIFDAANIVTQGFTADETYSQYLAMKPSLGWVHIKDYHDPSPTGRIDHVDEASLSNFVPADMGDSGHEAILRDMRDFMPELHKRMTARGADGVFMDLEPHVKGGGQFGGFSGPDGFGVAMRGLCRVLDYVGIPYALRSFADIKASCS; translated from the coding sequence ATTCCTCCCGTACTGATCAGCGGCTTCGGCGACGAAGCGGCCAACGAGAAGCAAGCCGTCCAGCAATACAGCGCTTTTGCAGCACTCGGCCTGCGGTACTACTCGATTCGCTTTATCGATGCCGGCGAGGGCATCAAGAACGTGATGTCGTTGTCGGATCCCGAGATCCAGCACTTGGTCAAGATGCAAGGCGATTACGGGTTAAAGGTCAGCAGCATCGGTTCGCCGATTGGGAAAGTAAAATTGCTGGACGTCGATGATGGCACCAGCAACAAGTATGTGCCGTTCGACCAATACCTTCGCGAAGACGTCACCACCGCCTGTGACCGCGCCGAAGCGTTTGGTGCCAAGCTGCTTCGCGGTTTCGCGTTCTATCATCCCAAAGGTACGGACCCCGCTGATCACATCGATCAAGTCGCGGACCAGTTGAGCCAAATCGCCGAGCTTTGCGACTCACGCGGTTTGACGTTTGGATTAGAAGTCGAAGCGAACTTGGTCGGGCAAACCGGCGACTTGCTCAGCACGATCGCTGCCAAGGTCAACCATCCGGCGATGTTGACGATCTTTGACGCCGCCAACATTGTGACGCAAGGGTTCACCGCCGACGAAACCTACTCGCAGTACTTGGCGATGAAACCGAGTCTCGGCTGGGTTCACATCAAGGATTATCACGATCCGTCACCAACGGGCCGAATCGATCACGTCGATGAAGCCAGCCTCAGCAACTTTGTCCCCGCCGACATGGGCGACAGCGGACACGAAGCCATCCTTCGCGACATGCGAGACTTCATGCCCGAGTTGCACAAGCGAATGACGGCTCGCGGCGCCGACGGTGTCTTCATGGACCTGGAACCACACGTCAAAGGTGGCGGTCAGTTCGGTGGATTCAGCGGACCAGACGGGTTTGGCGTTGCCATGCGTGGGCTGTGCCGAGTTCTCGATTATGTCGGTATCCCGTACGCTTTGCGTTCGTTCGCCGACATCAAAGCATCCTGCAGCTAG
- a CDS encoding 30S ribosomal protein S1 codes for MTTGDQSAPETDPNTTANVVSTPSDSDAATPNQSLASDNPAADPAAETPAPEKPAMDTAKPASAAPLAKAARSGPLSARGLGLAKPSSPSVSSEELSKQMGVKPKDAGGKPTKKKPQSQKPKPAGAFSSETSDPDKIPRPKTTPSRVAVPNLRMGLSDDLQAELDAELAAADVEAILGGSAGMPDRKEPLEENARVMGTVLKVDTDHVFVGLGGPDEGIVPFLQFKEEPVVGSQIEVEVRAFEKGDGLYVLSLPGGTIVASDWEDIDEGTVVEVTITGHNAGGLECKVGGGRGFIPMGQISEHRIEDASEFVDQKFLCVVTESNERRGNLVLSRRAILEREREEKRKEQLEKIEVGQTLEGIVRSVKDFGAFVDLGGLDGLIHISKLSWDRVAHPSEVVEVGQQVKVQIDKIDKETGKIGLSYRDLLENPWDTAEADYAAGAILKGTVTRIAAFGCFVKLGPGVEGLVHISEVASHRVSRVDAFVSEGQEVEVKVLSFDRDSQKISLSMKQVNAPAVEAKPTEEPDEPLREVAIKPAHSGPLRGGNDTASGGEKFGLRW; via the coding sequence ATGACCACCGGCGACCAATCGGCTCCCGAAACGGACCCCAACACGACGGCAAACGTCGTATCGACTCCATCCGATTCGGATGCAGCGACCCCCAACCAATCCCTCGCTTCGGACAATCCGGCAGCTGATCCAGCAGCCGAAACCCCGGCACCTGAAAAGCCAGCGATGGACACAGCCAAGCCAGCCAGCGCGGCTCCCTTGGCCAAAGCTGCTCGCAGCGGCCCCTTGTCGGCTCGAGGACTTGGCTTGGCCAAGCCTTCGTCGCCATCGGTTAGCTCCGAAGAGCTTTCCAAACAAATGGGGGTGAAGCCGAAAGACGCTGGCGGCAAGCCTACGAAAAAGAAGCCCCAGTCGCAAAAGCCTAAACCGGCCGGCGCCTTCAGCAGCGAAACCAGCGACCCGGACAAAATCCCGCGTCCCAAGACGACTCCATCGCGTGTCGCCGTGCCGAATCTGCGAATGGGATTGTCGGACGACCTGCAAGCAGAACTCGATGCCGAACTTGCGGCAGCCGATGTCGAAGCCATCTTGGGCGGATCGGCTGGTATGCCAGACCGCAAAGAACCGCTCGAAGAAAACGCTCGCGTGATGGGCACGGTTCTGAAAGTCGATACGGACCATGTTTTCGTTGGCCTTGGCGGCCCAGACGAAGGCATCGTGCCGTTTCTGCAGTTCAAAGAAGAACCCGTCGTCGGATCACAGATCGAAGTCGAAGTTCGCGCGTTCGAAAAGGGCGACGGTCTTTACGTGTTGTCGCTGCCAGGCGGCACGATCGTTGCATCAGACTGGGAAGACATCGATGAGGGAACCGTCGTCGAAGTCACGATCACGGGACACAACGCCGGCGGTTTGGAATGCAAAGTTGGCGGCGGTCGCGGCTTCATTCCGATGGGCCAAATTTCAGAACATCGCATCGAAGACGCCAGCGAATTCGTTGATCAAAAATTCTTGTGCGTCGTCACCGAATCGAACGAGCGACGGGGCAACCTTGTCCTCAGCCGACGTGCGATTCTTGAACGTGAACGCGAAGAGAAGCGAAAGGAACAACTCGAAAAAATCGAAGTTGGCCAAACGCTGGAAGGCATCGTTCGCAGCGTCAAAGACTTCGGCGCCTTTGTCGATCTCGGTGGACTTGATGGACTGATCCACATCAGCAAATTGAGCTGGGACCGCGTCGCGCATCCAAGCGAAGTCGTAGAAGTCGGCCAACAGGTCAAAGTCCAAATCGACAAGATCGATAAAGAAACAGGCAAGATCGGCCTGTCCTATCGCGACCTGCTCGAAAACCCTTGGGACACTGCCGAAGCCGACTACGCCGCCGGCGCGATCCTGAAAGGCACCGTTACTCGGATCGCCGCCTTCGGTTGCTTTGTCAAACTTGGCCCCGGCGTCGAAGGCTTGGTCCACATCAGCGAAGTGGCTAGCCACCGAGTCTCGCGTGTCGACGCATTCGTCAGCGAAGGCCAAGAAGTCGAAGTGAAGGTTTTATCGTTCGACCGTGATTCGCAAAAAATCAGCCTGTCGATGAAGCAAGTCAACGCACCCGCGGTCGAAGCGAAACCGACCGAAGAGCCAGACGAGCCGCTGCGCGAAGTCGCGATCAAGCCAGCCCACTCGGGTCCGCTTCGCGGCGGAAACGACACCGCATCAGGCGGCGAAAAATTTGGTTTGCGTTGGTAA
- a CDS encoding DUF6666 family protein: MLFAAALLLTLAITMASSTLAAEPQTRTAAKPVMRSSVNQTGQIQTTRVKTNARKRTSIVAQAASGRIPNTIPEAPLDGSLIRGSVKQVGFLEDYVGCQNGCGAVCDCCDAGPTCGMEASCGIEVGCGFEPGCGWENGCGVEGCASCGESSCGVESFMGEPTCGMEINGQCSCNACRGIESIPIFLPLLRVNWCRFQFFAGVQGFTGPMSYANTNAASPNSRSGSSSFGFYEGINEGRSLKKWLGWDMAAQLGFRATQSNLSGSEFSNSQRSQVFVTGGLFRRVDYGLQYGAVFDYMDDDWWFNGNLTQIRGELSWKTKECHSFGFQFMSGLGDDSSKTEVTSSAGALINSTINFEPLDQYRLFYRRLLAGSGDWSAFGGWTDNGDTILGANMNLPLRQKLVLATGVTYLAPAEGDNNLGNREEGWNISMGLVYRPGGPTGCGRYCRPLFDVADNGTFMVEQK; encoded by the coding sequence ATGCTTTTTGCAGCCGCGTTATTGCTGACACTCGCAATCACGATGGCGTCTTCCACGCTGGCAGCGGAGCCGCAAACGCGAACTGCAGCAAAACCAGTGATGCGGAGCTCGGTAAATCAAACCGGCCAAATTCAGACGACTCGCGTAAAAACCAACGCTCGAAAACGAACATCGATCGTTGCCCAAGCGGCATCGGGGCGCATTCCCAATACTATCCCCGAAGCTCCGCTCGACGGATCGCTGATCCGCGGCAGCGTGAAACAGGTCGGGTTCTTGGAGGACTATGTTGGTTGCCAAAATGGCTGTGGCGCGGTCTGCGATTGCTGTGACGCCGGTCCAACCTGCGGCATGGAAGCCAGTTGCGGAATCGAAGTCGGTTGCGGCTTTGAACCGGGATGCGGATGGGAAAACGGATGCGGCGTTGAAGGGTGCGCGAGCTGCGGCGAATCAAGCTGTGGTGTGGAATCGTTCATGGGCGAACCAACATGCGGCATGGAAATCAACGGCCAGTGCTCCTGCAACGCGTGCCGCGGGATTGAGAGCATTCCGATCTTCTTGCCTCTGCTGCGAGTGAACTGGTGCCGCTTTCAGTTCTTTGCCGGCGTGCAAGGATTCACGGGTCCGATGAGCTATGCGAACACGAATGCTGCGAGTCCGAATTCGCGTAGCGGTTCGAGCAGCTTTGGTTTCTATGAGGGCATCAACGAAGGTCGATCGCTAAAGAAGTGGCTCGGCTGGGACATGGCAGCTCAGTTAGGCTTCCGCGCAACTCAATCCAATCTGTCGGGATCGGAGTTCAGCAATTCGCAGCGCAGCCAAGTCTTCGTGACCGGTGGCTTGTTCCGCCGAGTCGATTATGGACTGCAGTACGGTGCGGTGTTTGACTACATGGATGACGATTGGTGGTTCAACGGCAACTTGACGCAGATTCGCGGCGAGCTGAGTTGGAAGACCAAAGAATGCCATAGCTTTGGATTCCAATTCATGAGCGGGCTGGGCGACGATTCATCGAAGACCGAGGTCACAAGTTCCGCAGGCGCGTTGATCAATTCGACGATCAACTTTGAACCACTCGACCAGTACCGACTGTTCTATCGTCGTCTGCTGGCCGGCAGCGGTGATTGGTCGGCGTTCGGCGGCTGGACCGACAATGGCGACACGATTCTGGGTGCGAATATGAACTTGCCGCTGCGTCAGAAGTTGGTGCTTGCGACCGGAGTGACTTACCTGGCTCCCGCCGAAGGCGACAACAACCTTGGCAACCGCGAAGAAGGCTGGAACATTTCGATGGGCTTGGTCTATCGCCCGGGTGGTCCCACCGGATGCGGCCGCTATTGCCGTCCGCTGTTTGACGTCGCCGACAACGGCACGTTCATGGTCGAGCAGAAGTAG
- a CDS encoding ABC transporter ATP-binding protein, protein MITLRGFGKDYGDFCAVESIDLQIDAGEVFGFIGPNGAGKSTTIRFLATLLRATRGSGTVAGCDVMGDPVGVRQAVGYMPDNFGVYDGMRVWEFLDFFAVAYRIGRTERKQIIDNVLELLDLTHKRSDFVNGLSRGMKQRLCLAKTLVHDPPVLILDEPASGLDPRARVEVKALLKELRKMGKTILISSHILTELADCCTSIGIIERGQLLMHGPIDSVYRQIRRNRLVEIQFVSGEEAGMSILRSTDTLRSLEVLPGTSDTKRVVAEMETDDEGLAVLMETLIAAGVRMKSFNDRDPTLEDVFMTVTKGLVS, encoded by the coding sequence ATGATCACACTTCGCGGATTCGGAAAAGACTACGGTGATTTTTGCGCCGTCGAAAGCATCGATTTGCAAATCGATGCTGGCGAAGTATTCGGGTTCATCGGTCCCAACGGTGCTGGCAAAAGTACGACGATTCGATTTCTAGCGACGTTGTTGCGAGCAACACGCGGCAGCGGAACGGTGGCGGGCTGTGACGTGATGGGCGACCCGGTCGGCGTTCGCCAAGCGGTCGGTTACATGCCGGACAACTTCGGTGTTTACGACGGCATGCGAGTATGGGAGTTCCTGGATTTCTTTGCCGTTGCCTATCGCATTGGTCGCACCGAACGCAAACAGATCATCGACAACGTGCTTGAACTGCTAGACCTCACTCACAAACGAAGCGACTTTGTGAACGGGTTGTCGCGTGGCATGAAGCAACGTCTGTGCTTAGCAAAAACACTGGTCCACGATCCGCCGGTTTTGATCTTGGACGAACCGGCCAGCGGACTGGATCCGCGGGCTCGCGTGGAAGTGAAGGCGCTACTAAAAGAGCTTCGCAAGATGGGCAAGACGATCTTGATCAGCAGTCACATTTTGACCGAACTGGCCGACTGTTGCACTTCGATTGGAATCATCGAACGAGGCCAACTGTTGATGCACGGACCGATCGATAGTGTCTATCGCCAGATCCGCCGCAACCGCTTGGTCGAAATCCAGTTCGTTTCGGGCGAGGAGGCTGGCATGTCGATTTTGCGTAGCACCGACACGCTGCGGTCGCTTGAAGTCTTGCCTGGCACTTCCGACACCAAGCGGGTCGTCGCGGAAATGGAAACCGACGACGAGGGGCTCGCCGTGTTGATGGAAACTCTGATCGCCGCCGGCGTGCGGATGAAGTCGTTCAACGATCGCGATCCGACACTCGAAGACGTGTTCATGACCGTGACCAAGGGACTGGTGAGTTAA
- a CDS encoding 7-carboxy-7-deazaguanine synthase QueE codes for MTSTGEIRFSHASADPTRGSDDEMPGSDREMPSSSDELRISETFVSRQGEGKLTGVESYFVRTSGCNLRCWFCDTPYASWKPEGDRQSVASIVDQIRQSGVQHVVLTGGEPMLPSAIEAICRQLREAEIHITIETAGTIDRELPCDLMSISPKLSASTPAPADHPRWAQLHQQRRMPIGVMRRLIERADDFQVKFVIDSAAEYDECLSVIDELGVRPADVWIMPQGVTAEAMDAAALWLKPWSDERGFQYCDRMQIRWYGNRRGT; via the coding sequence ATGACTTCCACGGGTGAAATTCGATTCTCGCACGCCTCCGCCGACCCGACCAGGGGCAGCGATGATGAGATGCCGGGCAGCGACCGCGAGATGCCGAGCAGCAGCGACGAGCTGCGGATCAGTGAAACCTTTGTCAGCCGTCAAGGCGAAGGAAAATTGACGGGCGTCGAGAGCTATTTTGTTCGCACCAGCGGCTGCAACCTGCGTTGCTGGTTTTGTGACACACCGTACGCTTCATGGAAACCCGAAGGGGATCGCCAGTCCGTGGCGTCGATCGTCGACCAGATTCGCCAGTCGGGCGTTCAACACGTCGTGCTGACGGGCGGCGAACCAATGCTGCCTTCGGCGATCGAGGCCATTTGCCGGCAACTTCGAGAAGCGGAAATTCACATCACGATCGAAACTGCGGGCACGATTGACCGCGAATTGCCTTGCGATTTGATGTCGATCAGCCCGAAGTTGTCGGCCAGCACTCCCGCCCCCGCAGACCATCCGCGATGGGCCCAATTGCACCAACAGCGGCGAATGCCGATCGGCGTGATGCGGCGGCTGATCGAGCGAGCGGACGACTTCCAGGTCAAATTCGTGATCGATTCTGCGGCCGAGTACGACGAGTGCTTGTCCGTGATTGACGAGCTCGGTGTCCGGCCAGCCGACGTTTGGATCATGCCGCAAGGCGTAACGGCCGAGGCGATGGACGCAGCTGCGCTGTGGCTGAAACCGTGGTCCGACGAGCGTGGGTTCCAGTATTGTGACCGGATGCAAATCCGGTGGTACGGAAACCGCCGCGGAACGTGA
- a CDS encoding DUF1559 family PulG-like putative transporter: MRSRKHTARRHTARRNTVRRNSESRDAGSSASGFTLVEILVVISIIGILMGLTVPAVMEARRTAARALCAENLRQLAIATVAFETTHDRMPGYLQQFGEFPGGADPSDPPNYSGNVPRHFKIGGWPIAILSKLDNQPAYERWSLDRYPIIADGNGSQTRTTEGYSAHASTHLDTFICPSSSNTIWHRGKNNYIANNGMHSDSFPMIYTRPGAAARTVDFARSQNRRNGMFNNQFNGFDPAAPTQRVAIGKPFRLDDCRDGVSQTMMLSENNQAAPTYLTRLSGNTNHLTNIVNVGGSDTVAYSPESRYLQGAVWHFEDPSGFAGAPAVAPIHKINGGDVYQNSLTLANASDLARPSSLHTGGVNMAMADGSIKFVTTSISYPVYQAMMTPSGQASDVPANEFIPVDEI; encoded by the coding sequence ATGCGCTCTCGCAAACACACAGCACGTCGCCATACAGCACGTCGTAACACAGTACGTCGTAACTCGGAATCTCGTGACGCAGGCTCGTCAGCATCTGGATTCACTCTGGTCGAAATCCTGGTCGTGATTTCAATCATCGGCATTCTGATGGGATTGACGGTTCCCGCCGTCATGGAAGCCAGACGCACGGCGGCACGCGCACTTTGCGCTGAAAACCTACGCCAACTTGCCATCGCAACGGTCGCCTTCGAAACCACCCATGACAGAATGCCCGGATACCTGCAACAGTTCGGCGAATTCCCAGGCGGTGCTGACCCTTCCGATCCACCAAACTACTCTGGCAATGTGCCGCGGCACTTCAAAATCGGCGGTTGGCCAATCGCCATTCTTAGCAAACTGGACAACCAGCCTGCCTATGAGCGATGGAGCTTGGACCGGTACCCGATCATCGCCGACGGCAACGGTTCGCAAACCCGAACGACGGAAGGGTACAGCGCCCACGCTTCGACGCATTTGGACACGTTCATTTGCCCTAGTTCCAGCAATACGATCTGGCACCGCGGCAAGAACAACTACATCGCCAACAATGGCATGCACTCCGATTCATTCCCGATGATCTACACACGACCGGGCGCGGCGGCACGAACAGTTGACTTTGCCCGGTCCCAGAACCGAAGAAACGGGATGTTCAATAACCAGTTCAACGGTTTTGACCCTGCTGCTCCGACGCAACGAGTTGCAATCGGAAAACCGTTCCGTCTCGACGACTGCCGCGACGGCGTCAGCCAAACGATGATGCTGAGCGAAAACAATCAAGCGGCACCGACGTACCTGACTCGGCTTTCCGGCAACACGAATCATTTGACAAACATCGTCAACGTCGGCGGATCCGATACCGTGGCCTACTCGCCCGAATCGCGATACTTGCAAGGTGCGGTTTGGCACTTCGAAGATCCCAGCGGGTTTGCCGGAGCCCCCGCCGTGGCGCCGATTCACAAAATCAACGGCGGCGACGTTTACCAAAACTCGCTAACGCTTGCCAACGCATCCGACCTGGCACGGCCCTCGTCCTTGCACACCGGCGGCGTGAACATGGCCATGGCCGACGGCAGCATCAAGTTTGTGACCACATCGATCAGTTACCCGGTTTATCAGGCAATGATGACGCCGTCGGGCCAGGCGAGCGACGTGCCAGCCAACGAATTCATCCCCGTTGACGAGATTTAG